Proteins encoded within one genomic window of Bacillus sp. F19:
- a CDS encoding ABC-2 family transporter protein — MKKYLMFAKSQMQINAAYSAWYWAGTISSVMRLMIMFYFWHAVYEGKDTIQNLTLQEMLTYIVVAMFIQGYVSGVGNELAQEIRHGNIAIELMRPYDVIFKLIFMDFGGKITHLFRETLPLMVIAFIFIHIALPASPEAAILFVISAGLGIWIGTFFDLMIGIIAFWTVNVWGLRVLKEGVITFFSGALVPITLFPGWLETISSFLPFQAMVFTPVSIYTGIIDGQAAYIAVLIQLGWCLGMFLVMKLIWAQAIKKVTIFGG; from the coding sequence TTGAAAAAATACTTGATGTTCGCGAAATCCCAAATGCAGATAAATGCAGCTTATTCTGCATGGTATTGGGCCGGAACAATCTCATCTGTCATGCGTCTGATGATTATGTTTTATTTCTGGCATGCCGTATATGAAGGCAAGGACACCATTCAAAATTTAACGCTGCAGGAGATGCTTACTTATATCGTTGTTGCGATGTTCATTCAGGGATACGTATCAGGTGTAGGAAATGAGCTTGCACAAGAAATCAGACATGGAAATATCGCCATTGAACTAATGAGGCCTTATGATGTGATTTTTAAGCTTATTTTTATGGACTTTGGAGGGAAAATCACTCACTTATTCAGAGAAACCCTTCCGCTGATGGTTATTGCATTTATCTTTATACATATTGCTTTGCCGGCTTCGCCTGAAGCTGCGATTTTATTTGTGATCAGTGCCGGTCTTGGCATTTGGATTGGAACGTTTTTTGATTTAATGATCGGGATTATCGCATTTTGGACAGTAAATGTATGGGGGCTTCGAGTATTGAAGGAGGGAGTCATAACCTTTTTCTCAGGAGCGCTTGTCCCAATTACCCTTTTTCCAGGATGGCTTGAGACAATCAGCTCCTTCTTGCCATTTCAGGCGATGGTTTTCACACCTGTCTCTATTTATACAGGGATTATTGATGGGCAAGCGGCGTATATTGCAGTGCTGATCCAGCTCGGATGGTGCCTGGGCATGTTTCTTGTCATGAAGCTGATTTGGGCTCAGGCAATCAAAAAGGTAACGATATTTGGCGGGTAA
- a CDS encoding ATP-binding cassette domain-containing protein — MIEVRDLKKEYKLVKRDPGLRGAMKSLFKRTYMTKTAVKGVNFKIEKGEMIGYIGANGAGKSTTIKMLTGILTPSSGEVKVGGIVPYKNRKQNAKQIGAVFGQRTQLFWDIPVSESFDLLKHIYEVPEEQYQETLGLFTEVLQLGPLLSIPVRQLSLGQKMRCELAAAFLHRPDVVYLDEPTIGLDVAVKVRIRKFIKEMNARFGTTVLLTTHDMQDIEEICNRIIIIDNGTILYDGDLHAIKDKFAAKREIHFEIKIVQSFSFPLSIRDRAEMSVIDEEQQQKVILAFSQKQISASEVISAVLAENEIIDLSLYDPKIETIVEEIYNRGL; from the coding sequence GTGATTGAAGTTAGAGATTTAAAAAAGGAATATAAGCTGGTTAAACGGGATCCGGGTCTTAGAGGCGCGATGAAATCTCTTTTTAAACGGACGTATATGACGAAGACAGCTGTAAAAGGGGTCAATTTTAAGATTGAAAAAGGCGAAATGATCGGCTATATCGGCGCGAATGGAGCAGGGAAGTCAACCACGATAAAAATGCTGACAGGAATCCTGACGCCTTCTTCAGGTGAAGTAAAGGTAGGAGGAATTGTTCCTTACAAAAACAGAAAACAAAATGCAAAACAGATTGGAGCGGTATTCGGACAGAGGACACAGCTGTTTTGGGATATTCCGGTTTCAGAGTCATTTGATTTGTTGAAGCACATTTATGAAGTTCCAGAAGAGCAGTATCAGGAGACACTGGGGCTATTTACAGAGGTTCTGCAGCTTGGACCGCTGCTGTCAATTCCAGTTAGACAGCTTTCTTTGGGGCAAAAAATGAGATGTGAGCTTGCTGCTGCGTTTTTGCACAGACCCGATGTTGTTTATTTGGATGAACCGACCATTGGTCTTGATGTTGCAGTTAAAGTGAGAATCCGTAAATTTATTAAAGAAATGAATGCGCGCTTTGGAACGACTGTGTTGCTTACAACCCATGATATGCAGGACATTGAAGAGATCTGCAATCGGATTATTATCATTGATAATGGAACGATTTTATATGATGGAGATTTGCATGCAATTAAAGACAAGTTTGCAGCAAAAAGAGAAATCCATTTTGAGATCAAAATTGTGCAATCGTTTTCATTCCCGCTGTCTATAAGAGACCGCGCTGAAATGAGTGTGATTGATGAAGAACAGCAGCAGAAAGTCATTTTGGCTTTTTCACAAAAACAAATATCCGCGTCTGAAGTGATTTCTGCCGTTCTTGCTGAAAATGAAATTATCGATCTTTCGTTATATGATCCAAAGATTGAGACGATTGTTGAAGAAATTTATAACCGCGGACTATAG
- a CDS encoding styrene monooxygenase translates to MKRRICIVGTGTAGLHLAYALKKEFDVTVISHRTAEQIRNGRIQSTQVHFGSTLERERRFSMPKWSEHTRIKSIHMTIGQQKLFAGMLAEPALSVDQRFYFSHCLEELKERKVPVLFKKINKENLNELIEEFDLIIDCTGKKGPLFPFPIEKDFSPFQTPQRKCIVGYFRGIKPLTPQGINVTILPGEGEMFEIPALTDQGPVTILFIMAIQEKSLDIFKAIRSSDEFTLKIRTVLQTFFPEIASRIVEESFALNDEKGFLQTAITPVIRKPYTIIQNKLAVGCGDSVFLNDPITGQGCNLSSYCAEKLYETLIEFKDEPWNSQLGESYWNRTKPLVKQVTEWTNAMTMPMPEHVIEQILQGSGEQAKADRIAGWFADPSTAYQDIFQAAKSSS, encoded by the coding sequence ATGAAACGCCGGATTTGTATTGTTGGGACCGGGACAGCTGGTCTCCATTTAGCATATGCTCTTAAAAAGGAGTTTGATGTGACGGTGATCTCCCATCGCACAGCAGAACAGATCAGAAATGGCAGAATTCAGTCAACACAAGTACATTTCGGCTCGACACTTGAAAGAGAAAGACGTTTTTCTATGCCAAAATGGAGTGAGCATACACGAATTAAAAGCATCCATATGACCATTGGTCAGCAAAAACTGTTTGCTGGAATGCTGGCTGAACCCGCACTATCTGTTGATCAGCGCTTCTATTTTTCACATTGTTTAGAGGAACTAAAAGAGAGAAAGGTCCCTGTTCTTTTTAAAAAAATAAATAAAGAGAATCTCAATGAATTAATAGAAGAATTTGACTTGATTATTGACTGTACAGGCAAAAAAGGGCCGCTTTTTCCCTTTCCTATAGAAAAAGATTTTTCACCATTCCAGACACCTCAAAGAAAATGCATCGTTGGATACTTTAGAGGCATAAAGCCGCTTACACCTCAAGGAATTAATGTCACTATTCTCCCGGGGGAAGGAGAAATGTTTGAAATACCTGCATTAACAGACCAGGGTCCAGTGACAATCTTGTTTATTATGGCAATTCAGGAAAAGAGTCTAGATATTTTCAAAGCGATTCGCTCATCAGACGAATTCACGTTAAAAATACGGACGGTTTTACAAACCTTTTTCCCGGAAATCGCAAGCCGTATAGTAGAGGAAAGCTTTGCTCTAAATGACGAAAAGGGCTTTCTGCAAACAGCGATCACACCCGTTATTCGAAAACCGTATACAATTATACAAAATAAATTAGCAGTCGGATGCGGAGACAGCGTGTTTTTGAATGATCCGATTACAGGACAAGGCTGCAATCTTTCTTCTTATTGCGCAGAAAAACTGTATGAGACGTTGATTGAGTTTAAAGATGAACCTTGGAATTCACAGCTCGGGGAGTCATATTGGAATAGAACCAAACCATTAGTCAAGCAAGTGACAGAATGGACAAATGCGATGACAATGCCGATGCCTGAGCATGTTATCGAACAAATCCTTCAAGGTTCCGGTGAACAGGCAAAAGCCGATCGAATTGCCGGCTGGTTTGCTGATCCAAGCACAGCCTATCAGGATATTTTTCAAGCAGCAAAATCCAGCAGTTAA
- the ant(6) gene encoding aminoglycoside 6-adenylyltransferase, with translation MRSESEMMKLILDVAKNDKRIRLVTLEGSRANKNVPRDKFQDFDISYFVTDIDSFKSSDEWLNQFGKRIMMQKPEDMELFPPELGNWFSYLMLFADEHKIDLTLIPIDELEQYLSESDGLVKLLLDKDSEINKKMDPNNEKYHIKKPSAGEFDDCCNEFWMVSTYVVKGLARNEILFAIDHLNDIARPNLLRMMAWNIGIETDFSLSVGKNYKYIQKYLDINDWEKLLNTYAENSYENMWQSLFDCYDLFRKYSKLVAHNLSYDYPDYDERITGYTKKNFHSFRKNS, from the coding sequence TTGAGAAGCGAAAGCGAAATGATGAAATTAATTCTTGATGTTGCCAAAAATGATAAAAGAATCCGTTTAGTAACTCTAGAGGGTTCCAGAGCCAATAAAAATGTACCAAGAGACAAATTTCAAGACTTTGATATTTCCTATTTTGTAACGGATATTGATTCTTTTAAATCCAGCGATGAATGGTTAAATCAATTTGGCAAAAGAATCATGATGCAAAAGCCGGAAGATATGGAACTTTTCCCACCGGAACTTGGCAATTGGTTTTCCTATTTGATGTTATTTGCAGATGAACATAAAATCGATTTAACTCTTATCCCAATTGATGAGCTGGAACAGTATTTATCAGAAAGTGACGGCTTGGTAAAATTATTGTTGGATAAGGATTCAGAGATAAATAAAAAAATGGATCCTAATAATGAAAAATATCACATAAAAAAACCTTCAGCTGGAGAATTTGATGATTGCTGCAATGAATTTTGGATGGTGTCAACGTATGTTGTTAAAGGTTTAGCACGAAATGAAATCCTTTTTGCAATTGATCATTTAAATGACATAGCTAGACCTAACCTCTTACGAATGATGGCTTGGAATATTGGGATCGAAACTGATTTCTCTTTAAGTGTTGGAAAGAACTATAAGTATATTCAAAAATATTTAGACATAAACGACTGGGAAAAATTGCTTAATACGTATGCAGAGAATAGTTACGAAAATATGTGGCAATCTTTATTTGATTGCTATGATCTTTTTAGAAAATATTCCAAATTAGTTGCACATAATTTAAGTTACGACTATCCAGATTATGATGAACGGATTACAGGATATACTAAAAAAAATTTTCATTCCTTTCGTAAAAACTCTTAA
- a CDS encoding DoxX family protein, whose protein sequence is MAKSVSKGRLLTAWVMSGLVIMFMLLDSIMKFVKPAQVVEGTLSLGFEEHHIFIIGLLGLLSTILYLVPRTSFLGAVLLTGYYGGVIVTHLRLDAPLFSHTLFPVYLAVLAWGGLWLRDETVRSLFPFRKQLSADKKIQSHI, encoded by the coding sequence ATGGCAAAAAGTGTTTCAAAAGGCCGCCTGTTGACTGCTTGGGTGATGAGCGGACTGGTTATCATGTTTATGTTACTTGACAGTATTATGAAATTTGTTAAGCCTGCTCAAGTTGTTGAAGGGACCCTTTCGCTTGGTTTTGAGGAGCATCACATTTTTATCATTGGCTTGCTTGGGCTACTATCTACGATTCTGTATCTTGTACCGCGGACTTCTTTCTTGGGGGCAGTGCTCCTGACCGGCTATTATGGAGGCGTCATCGTCACACATTTGCGATTGGATGCCCCGCTCTTTTCTCATACATTGTTTCCTGTATATTTAGCTGTTTTAGCATGGGGAGGCTTATGGCTGCGGGATGAAACCGTACGCAGTCTATTTCCGTTTAGGAAACAGCTTTCAGCTGACAAAAAGATTCAATCACATATTTAA
- a CDS encoding DinB family protein translates to MNPYVKYALHQIEVAIDTIIKIIETLEESDLMKRPTADKHSIGELLKHIAMICHADLLISEGASGEEMAGFYSSAALNNLHDIKEALIKNHVILSERFSQFNEKELHQEMTSYWGTVYTRFEWLLEMAVHLYHHRGQLHAMLVHCYKKDPGVMMFE, encoded by the coding sequence TTGAATCCATATGTTAAATATGCGTTGCATCAAATTGAAGTGGCAATTGACACTATTATTAAAATCATAGAAACGCTGGAAGAAAGTGATTTGATGAAAAGACCGACAGCTGACAAGCATTCCATCGGAGAGCTGCTCAAACATATTGCAATGATCTGTCATGCAGATCTGCTGATTTCTGAAGGAGCAAGCGGGGAAGAGATGGCCGGCTTTTATTCTTCTGCAGCTTTAAATAACCTTCACGACATAAAAGAAGCATTGATTAAGAATCACGTTATTTTATCAGAACGGTTCAGTCAATTTAATGAAAAAGAACTTCATCAGGAAATGACCTCTTATTGGGGAACCGTTTATACCCGGTTTGAATGGCTTTTAGAAATGGCCGTTCATTTGTATCATCATCGAGGCCAGCTGCATGCGATGCTTGTGCATTGTTATAAAAAAGATCCCGGGGTTATGATGTTTGAATAG
- a CDS encoding sulfatase-like hydrolase/transferase: protein MDLVFLMKVQMAEIYIKDKKPFYNFIVSLTNHPPFVMPKDYQYLNLPKRFEGTNTGHYLQSTKYFDDTIGLFIEDLKKKNLWDDTIFFVYGDHYGPLPMDKDEINKLLGVDFNEKEQFNIPLIIHHPGQIEGAVNEVTASQMDNFPTITSLLGIDQKLIQFGKPLDADHEGFAGFAYEATRYSFYSDNYDYIASHDGVFSSGKFIDNKTKKQTGIEACRENYKTLYKDIELSTMFLENDLISKLY, encoded by the coding sequence TTGGACTTGGTATTTCTGATGAAAGTACAAATGGCTGAGATATACATAAAAGATAAAAAGCCTTTCTATAACTTCATTGTCTCGCTCACCAACCATCCTCCTTTTGTTATGCCGAAAGACTATCAATATTTAAATCTTCCAAAAAGGTTTGAAGGTACGAATACAGGTCATTATTTGCAGTCTACAAAATACTTTGACGATACAATTGGTCTATTTATCGAAGATCTGAAAAAGAAAAACCTGTGGGACGATACAATCTTTTTTGTATATGGCGATCACTATGGACCGCTGCCAATGGATAAAGATGAAATCAATAAACTGCTTGGTGTGGATTTTAATGAAAAAGAACAATTCAATATCCCGCTTATCATTCATCATCCCGGGCAAATAGAGGGTGCAGTCAATGAAGTAACTGCCAGCCAGATGGACAACTTTCCAACAATCACGTCTTTGCTTGGAATCGACCAGAAGCTGATTCAGTTTGGGAAACCTCTTGATGCAGATCATGAGGGCTTTGCAGGATTTGCTTACGAAGCAACGCGTTATTCGTTTTACTCTGATAACTATGACTACATCGCTTCTCATGATGGCGTTTTTTCATCTGGTAAATTTATTGATAATAAAACCAAAAAGCAGACAGGAATTGAAGCTTGCAGAGAAAACTATAAAACGTTATATAAAGATATAGAATTATCAACGATGTTTTTGGAAAATGATTTAATCAGCAAATTATATTAA
- a CDS encoding GNAT family N-acetyltransferase, whose translation MFAHIIDNEVSLKLMDIRDGDGLFKLTDQSRNHLREWLPWLDFTTKAEDTKTFIEGCLRAYAENKSLNAVILYKGELAGTAGFNQINWSNKTAYIGYWLGAEFQGNGIMTKVAGALTDIAFQKYNLNKVEIRAAVLNTKSRSIPERLGFVHEGNIRQAEWLYDHFVDHAVYGMLAEEWKQKKFKKHLT comes from the coding sequence TTGTTTGCACATATAATAGATAATGAAGTTTCACTAAAATTAATGGATATAAGAGATGGAGATGGGCTGTTCAAGCTCACAGATCAATCAAGAAACCATCTGCGTGAATGGCTTCCCTGGCTTGACTTCACAACAAAAGCTGAGGATACAAAAACGTTTATTGAAGGCTGTTTACGGGCTTATGCAGAAAATAAAAGTTTAAATGCGGTTATTTTATATAAAGGCGAACTCGCCGGAACAGCAGGCTTTAACCAAATCAATTGGTCAAACAAGACAGCTTATATCGGATATTGGCTCGGAGCAGAGTTTCAGGGCAACGGGATTATGACAAAAGTTGCCGGAGCCTTGACGGATATAGCCTTTCAGAAGTACAACTTGAACAAAGTTGAAATCCGGGCTGCTGTTCTGAACACTAAAAGCAGAAGCATCCCAGAGCGGCTTGGCTTTGTTCATGAAGGAAACATAAGACAAGCTGAATGGCTCTATGATCATTTTGTCGATCATGCCGTGTATGGCATGCTTGCTGAAGAGTGGAAGCAGAAAAAATTCAAAAAGCACCTGACTTAG
- a CDS encoding MFS transporter yields MLMLGNLFIFMSFQMLIPTLPPYIKSLGASGLEIGLVTALFSIGAVLSRPFIGYMLEYKARKPLVLIGAAALLAITIFYPISNVILIFLMFRFIHGLAWGFSTTVNGTAAVDVIPNSRLGEGMGYFGLSVTLGMIIAPSLGIFLFGVTTFNNLIYISCALGVIAIILLSAVRYCTPESVRLAKKEDLKFSYLGSLVEKTSWYPAFITMIATFGYGSVVTFIVIFGEERGIDQIFLFYLFNAVMASISRPIAGKWFDERGPKGLIIVCSTLTFAGMWVLSFSHTNIGIAIAGILFGIGFGSLLPTLQSWTLSKTPDSRRGVANGMFFSAIDFGIGLSGIVFGLLAQYLETAVLFQISSIFLIVPMILTLLEGKGRRVTKERTAASTY; encoded by the coding sequence ATGCTTATGCTTGGCAACTTATTTATTTTTATGTCATTTCAAATGCTGATTCCCACACTCCCGCCTTATATTAAATCTTTGGGAGCTTCGGGACTTGAGATTGGGTTAGTTACGGCTTTATTTTCGATAGGAGCGGTTTTGAGCCGTCCGTTTATCGGGTACATGCTTGAATATAAAGCCCGCAAGCCGCTCGTTTTGATTGGAGCAGCCGCTCTTCTTGCGATCACCATTTTTTACCCCATTTCAAATGTCATTCTTATTTTCCTGATGTTCAGGTTTATCCATGGTCTTGCCTGGGGTTTTTCCACCACAGTGAACGGAACGGCCGCCGTGGATGTGATTCCGAATTCCCGTCTTGGGGAAGGAATGGGGTATTTTGGCCTTTCCGTTACGCTCGGAATGATTATTGCGCCAAGCCTTGGTATCTTTTTATTCGGGGTTACAACGTTTAACAATTTAATCTATATTTCCTGTGCACTTGGGGTCATTGCGATTATTCTTTTATCAGCTGTACGTTACTGCACACCGGAATCGGTCAGACTGGCCAAAAAAGAAGATCTGAAATTCTCATATCTTGGCTCGCTCGTGGAAAAAACAAGCTGGTATCCGGCTTTTATCACGATGATTGCGACATTCGGCTATGGATCTGTTGTGACTTTTATTGTGATTTTCGGTGAAGAACGAGGAATCGATCAGATTTTCCTTTTCTATCTGTTTAATGCAGTTATGGCTTCGATTTCAAGACCAATTGCAGGGAAGTGGTTTGACGAAAGAGGGCCTAAGGGGCTGATCATTGTCTGTTCGACACTGACTTTTGCTGGAATGTGGGTTCTTTCTTTCTCTCACACCAATATAGGTATTGCTATTGCCGGGATTTTATTTGGAATCGGATTCGGTTCGCTGCTTCCGACTCTGCAGTCATGGACGCTTTCAAAAACGCCGGACAGCCGCAGGGGTGTGGCAAATGGAATGTTTTTCTCTGCGATTGATTTTGGGATAGGTCTAAGCGGAATCGTTTTTGGCTTGCTGGCCCAATATCTTGAAACGGCGGTTCTCTTTCAAATTTCGAGCATATTTCTTATCGTACCCATGATACTGACTCTTTTAGAAGGAAAGGGCAGAAGGGTTACAAAAGAACGGACAGCCGCGTCTACTTATTAA
- a CDS encoding LysM peptidoglycan-binding domain-containing protein, with translation MKAVKKVFSSLLVLFLMQNQMPLIGKAESNTQQIGSVKGNSVNVYSSPKLSSAVAAVLQKGDEYPLIQSAAGDSADAITHKVTSGNTLWKIASQYGTTVHELKMFNSLKNDKISLGQNIKIPQTVQAHQVSSGDTLWKISNKYGVAVNDITKLNDIKTAQLKIGQKLKIPVYYYEVQLLGGKKGWIKKSHLQVKTSKRVVMGWSFNGTANTYIQQMKNKPNLNVVSPRWFTLNQSEAGVSIKTDAAYTKAAHAAGKNVWPLLGNNFDPVLTDSIISNPQKRQKLVSELQTALIKSKSDGINVDFENIDIKNKQDYVTFIREIKTALKPHGIIVSVDVTRTSDDPFWSGSLDRKELGKIADYVIMMGYDEHWGGGLKAGSVASLPWVEEGIKLLMKDVPTHKIILAVPFYTREWVTDLSDGELRSIDRSMAEVNQMISSKGLKKVWDQKTSQYYAEFTENGEKHQLWIEDKKSIELRMKMVKENHLGGAAAWYIGSETSDIWDVYHFN, from the coding sequence ATGAAGGCAGTGAAAAAGGTTTTCAGCAGTTTACTAGTTTTATTCCTGATGCAAAATCAAATGCCTCTAATAGGCAAAGCTGAGTCGAATACTCAGCAAATCGGGTCTGTAAAAGGGAACAGCGTCAATGTATATTCTTCTCCAAAATTAAGCTCGGCTGTGGCAGCTGTTCTTCAAAAAGGTGATGAATATCCTCTTATTCAATCAGCAGCGGGAGATTCTGCCGATGCTATTACACATAAAGTTACCAGCGGAAATACGCTGTGGAAAATAGCCAGCCAATATGGAACAACCGTTCACGAACTGAAAATGTTCAATAGCTTAAAAAACGATAAGATTTCCCTCGGGCAAAATATAAAGATTCCTCAGACCGTTCAAGCTCATCAAGTGAGTTCAGGTGATACACTATGGAAAATCTCGAACAAATATGGAGTAGCCGTCAATGATATTACCAAGCTAAATGATATAAAGACTGCTCAGCTTAAAATCGGCCAAAAATTAAAAATTCCTGTGTATTATTATGAAGTTCAGCTGCTTGGCGGGAAAAAAGGGTGGATCAAAAAATCGCACCTGCAAGTGAAAACAAGCAAACGTGTTGTTATGGGCTGGAGTTTTAATGGAACAGCAAATACTTACATTCAGCAAATGAAAAACAAACCAAATTTAAATGTTGTCTCTCCGCGCTGGTTTACGTTAAATCAATCTGAAGCAGGTGTTTCTATTAAAACGGATGCTGCATATACAAAGGCAGCACATGCTGCAGGGAAAAACGTTTGGCCGCTTCTTGGCAACAACTTTGACCCTGTTCTGACAGATTCAATCATAAGCAATCCTCAAAAAAGACAAAAACTCGTTTCAGAACTTCAGACTGCTTTAATTAAAAGCAAGAGTGATGGAATTAATGTGGATTTTGAAAACATTGATATAAAAAATAAACAGGATTACGTAACGTTTATCAGGGAAATAAAAACAGCCCTGAAACCTCATGGAATTATCGTGTCTGTCGATGTGACCAGAACAAGTGATGACCCATTCTGGTCTGGTAGCTTAGACCGCAAAGAACTCGGCAAAATAGCCGATTATGTGATTATGATGGGATACGATGAGCATTGGGGAGGGGGACTGAAAGCGGGTTCTGTTGCTTCCCTGCCTTGGGTTGAAGAAGGCATTAAGCTGCTAATGAAAGATGTGCCCACACATAAAATCATTCTCGCTGTGCCTTTTTATACGAGAGAATGGGTGACAGACTTATCTGATGGCGAGCTGCGAAGCATCGACCGCTCGATGGCCGAAGTGAATCAAATGATTTCATCAAAAGGGCTTAAGAAGGTATGGGATCAGAAAACATCACAGTATTATGCTGAATTCACTGAAAACGGTGAAAAACATCAATTGTGGATAGAGGATAAAAAATCAATTGAGCTGAGAATGAAGATGGTGAAAGAGAATCATTTAGGCGGAGCTGCAGCATGGTATATAGGTTCAGAAACTTCGGATATATGGGATGTTTATCATTTTAATTAA
- the blaOXA gene encoding class D beta-lactamase: MKKMMMFLLSILLVCLTGSPAIAESPKPENLQVAELFKGKQGTIVVKNLKTDKIYVYNKKRSKERMTPESTFKVPNALIGLKTGAVKDEYEVKRWDGTLREIEDWNRDHTLASGMRYSVIWYYQSMARDIGPAVMQENVDLLNYGNRDIGGGIDRFWLDSSLKISAQEQIRFFENLVEETLPFDKQQMRTVKRIMINEEADSYVLHGKTGTRLSDLGLGWYVGYAETEKAEWVFAANIDGSGTEAKNITIEVLKQLKIISK; the protein is encoded by the coding sequence ATGAAGAAAATGATGATGTTTTTACTCAGTATCTTATTAGTGTGCTTGACGGGATCCCCCGCAATTGCTGAATCGCCAAAACCAGAAAACCTGCAGGTGGCCGAGCTGTTTAAAGGAAAACAAGGAACCATTGTGGTTAAAAATCTGAAAACAGATAAAATTTATGTTTATAACAAAAAGAGAAGCAAGGAGCGCATGACACCTGAATCGACTTTCAAAGTGCCAAATGCGTTAATTGGGTTAAAAACAGGTGCTGTCAAAGATGAATATGAAGTGAAGCGATGGGACGGAACACTCAGGGAAATTGAAGATTGGAACAGGGATCATACCTTAGCTTCTGGTATGAGGTATTCCGTCATTTGGTACTACCAATCGATGGCAAGAGATATAGGTCCTGCTGTAATGCAGGAAAATGTTGATTTGCTGAACTATGGAAATCGTGACATAGGCGGAGGGATCGATCGTTTCTGGCTTGACAGCAGTTTAAAAATATCTGCACAAGAACAAATCCGTTTTTTTGAAAATCTTGTTGAAGAGACACTTCCTTTTGATAAGCAGCAAATGAGAACAGTTAAAAGAATCATGATTAATGAAGAAGCGGATTCATATGTGCTGCATGGCAAAACGGGTACACGCCTTTCAGATCTTGGACTCGGCTGGTATGTTGGGTACGCCGAAACAGAAAAAGCTGAATGGGTTTTTGCGGCAAATATAGACGGAAGCGGAACCGAGGCAAAGAATATCACAATAGAGGTATTGAAACAGTTAAAAATAATTAGTAAATAA